The region GAGGTAAGCTAATGAGATATATATTGATATTGATAATCGCCTCAATGACTGCGGTATTAGGTTGTACCCCCGCTCCTAAACAAGAGCCCGTAGTTGAAGAGAGCCCTGTGGTAGAAACAACCCAGTCTGAGAAAGAATATGAAGCTGGCACCTGGATAGATAACTGGGAACTTGCTATAAGTTATGCCAGACAATCTGGTAAAAAGGTTTTAGTGAACTTTACTGGATCAGATTGGTGCGGATGGTGTGTTCGTCTCTCTTCTGAAGTATTTACTCAAGATGCTTTTAAGGAATATGCCCAAGAGAATTTGATCTTATTGAAGCTAGATTTTCCTCGCAATATTGATCAATCCTCAGAACTCAAAAAGCAGAATCAATATTTGCAAAGACAGTTTGGTATCCAAGGCTATCCTACGATTCTATTGGTAGATGAGGAAGGTAAAGAGATTGCCCGTACCGGCTATCAACCAGGTGGTGCTCAAA is a window of Candidatus Cloacimonadota bacterium DNA encoding:
- a CDS encoding thioredoxin family protein, with protein sequence MRYILILIIASMTAVLGCTPAPKQEPVVEESPVVETTQSEKEYEAGTWIDNWELAISYARQSGKKVLVNFTGSDWCGWCVRLSSEVFTQDAFKEYAQENLILLKLDFPRNIDQSSELKKQNQYLQRQFGIQGYPTILLVDEEGKEIARTGYQPGGAQNYVKHLQELQQSK